Proteins co-encoded in one Brassica oleracea var. oleracea cultivar TO1000 chromosome C4, BOL, whole genome shotgun sequence genomic window:
- the LOC106340253 gene encoding uncharacterized protein LOC106340253 isoform X1, which yields MNRSIHIRLHVGGYWAADGTYNGGETRCCRIDFEDPTLKMLESMIASGDFPENMNRFSYFRKDQSKKDVCSDTDVVEMVSAFTELESVNIFAVRADDPYLDDVLIGGDEEEEEQKSDDEWTDFYKDDYVESEDSDDDEDKKCSNCGEPNHNKRTCKQPPVNLPNPPKPSSEFPSFHANIVMTCGNCHQTGHNKRKCTLPYVPKPPNMRSGRPSKKQKTITQLGESTI from the exons ATGAACAG GAGTATTCACATTCGTTTACACGTTGGGGGATACTGGGCAGCAGATGGTACATACAATGGTGGTGAAACAAGATGTTGTAGAATTGATTTTGAAGACCCAACTCTCAAGATGCTTGAAAGTATGATTGCGAGTGGTGATTTTCCAGAGAACATGAATAGATTCTCTTATTTCAGAAAAGATCAGAGTAAGAAGGATGTATGTTCTGATACAGATGTGGTGGAGATGGTGAGCGCCTTTACTGAACTGGAAAGCGTAAATATTTTTGCTGTAAGAGCTGATGATCCTTATCTCGATGATGTTCTCATTGGAGGAGACGAAGAGGAAGAAGAACAAAAGAGTGATGATGAATGGACTGACTTTTACAAGGATGATTATGTTGAGAGTGAAGACTCAGATGATGATGAGGACAAA AAATGTTCTAATTGTGGAGAACCCAATCATAACAAAAGAACATGCAAGCAACCACCAGTCAATCTGCCTAATCCACCCAAACCGTCTTCAGAGTTTCCTTCCTTTCATGCCAACATTGTAATG ACATGTGGTAATTGTCATCAAACTGGACACAACAAACGCAAATGCACGCTGCCTTATGTGCCCAAGCCACCAAATATGCGATCAGGAAGACCATCTAAGAAGCAGAAGACAATCACTCAACTTGGCGAATCAACCATCTAA
- the LOC106340253 gene encoding uncharacterized protein LOC106340253 isoform X2 gives MNRSIHIRLHVGGYWAADGTYNGGETRCCRIDFEDPTLKMLESMIASDVVEMVSAFTELESVNIFAVRADDPYLDDVLIGGDEEEEEQKSDDEWTDFYKDDYVESEDSDDDEDKKCSNCGEPNHNKRTCKQPPVNLPNPPKPSSEFPSFHANIVMTCGNCHQTGHNKRKCTLPYVPKPPNMRSGRPSKKQKTITQLGESTI, from the exons ATGAACAG GAGTATTCACATTCGTTTACACGTTGGGGGATACTGGGCAGCAGATGGTACATACAATGGTGGTGAAACAAGATGTTGTAGAATTGATTTTGAAGACCCAACTCTCAAGATGCTTGAAAGTATGATTGCGAGTG ATGTGGTGGAGATGGTGAGCGCCTTTACTGAACTGGAAAGCGTAAATATTTTTGCTGTAAGAGCTGATGATCCTTATCTCGATGATGTTCTCATTGGAGGAGACGAAGAGGAAGAAGAACAAAAGAGTGATGATGAATGGACTGACTTTTACAAGGATGATTATGTTGAGAGTGAAGACTCAGATGATGATGAGGACAAA AAATGTTCTAATTGTGGAGAACCCAATCATAACAAAAGAACATGCAAGCAACCACCAGTCAATCTGCCTAATCCACCCAAACCGTCTTCAGAGTTTCCTTCCTTTCATGCCAACATTGTAATG ACATGTGGTAATTGTCATCAAACTGGACACAACAAACGCAAATGCACGCTGCCTTATGTGCCCAAGCCACCAAATATGCGATCAGGAAGACCATCTAAGAAGCAGAAGACAATCACTCAACTTGGCGAATCAACCATCTAA
- the LOC106340253 gene encoding uncharacterized protein LOC106340253 isoform X3 encodes MNRSIHIRLHVGGYWAADGTYNGGETRCCRIDFEDPTLKMLENVVEMVSAFTELESVNIFAVRADDPYLDDVLIGGDEEEEEQKSDDEWTDFYKDDYVESEDSDDDEDKKCSNCGEPNHNKRTCKQPPVNLPNPPKPSSEFPSFHANIVMTCGNCHQTGHNKRKCTLPYVPKPPNMRSGRPSKKQKTITQLGESTI; translated from the exons ATGAACAG GAGTATTCACATTCGTTTACACGTTGGGGGATACTGGGCAGCAGATGGTACATACAATGGTGGTGAAACAAGATGTTGTAGAATTGATTTTGAAGACCCAACTCTCAAGATGCTTGAAA ATGTGGTGGAGATGGTGAGCGCCTTTACTGAACTGGAAAGCGTAAATATTTTTGCTGTAAGAGCTGATGATCCTTATCTCGATGATGTTCTCATTGGAGGAGACGAAGAGGAAGAAGAACAAAAGAGTGATGATGAATGGACTGACTTTTACAAGGATGATTATGTTGAGAGTGAAGACTCAGATGATGATGAGGACAAA AAATGTTCTAATTGTGGAGAACCCAATCATAACAAAAGAACATGCAAGCAACCACCAGTCAATCTGCCTAATCCACCCAAACCGTCTTCAGAGTTTCCTTCCTTTCATGCCAACATTGTAATG ACATGTGGTAATTGTCATCAAACTGGACACAACAAACGCAAATGCACGCTGCCTTATGTGCCCAAGCCACCAAATATGCGATCAGGAAGACCATCTAAGAAGCAGAAGACAATCACTCAACTTGGCGAATCAACCATCTAA